From the Luteolibacter arcticus genome, one window contains:
- a CDS encoding antitoxin has translation MEKTRVFKNGGSVAVRLPKKYALPVGEVMIDERDGVLVLTPLDRNGWPSDLEAMFPVIGELEQPARPADSRPVEI, from the coding sequence ATGGAAAAGACGCGGGTTTTCAAGAACGGGGGCAGCGTCGCGGTCCGACTTCCCAAGAAATACGCTCTGCCAGTGGGGGAGGTGATGATCGACGAGAGAGACGGCGTGCTCGTTCTCACGCCATTGGACCGCAACGGGTGGCCGAGTGACTTGGAAGCGATGTTTCCTGTGATCGGTGAACTGGAGCAACCAGCCCGGCCTGCGGATTCGAGGCCCGTGGAGATCTGA
- a CDS encoding S41 family peptidase, protein MFITRRSPALLALLLAAAVGHAAPDPSEITMASWPSLSPDGKTIAFEWRDDLWSAPVTGGMAERLTAHPARDSFPVYAPDGKAIYFCSTRAGFLQLFSMPAGGGPATQHTFHSEGASLEDITPDGTRALIRGLRDEPGFRPERLIEIDLRRETPESYLFNEKGQSARYSPDGKQVLFCREGEQLYRKGYHGPRASSIWRYDIASKAFTAMVKEENEARSPLWWPDGKGFYYISERDGTFNLWSRDFATGKDQQLTDFKDDGIIRPNISEDGSVILFRRGFHLWTLKPGGKPERLKIQQREDLPDTTKELRKITGTVDADFTASGLEFVFCAEGELWTCDTVLREPNRITHTDGREQDAVFSPDGQWIYFLKDDGIDCNVWRIRRKLEKEFWWRAGSFETQQVTQGNEPKRRMKLSPDGTRLAYISGGGDLWVASADGTSPELLFKCWDAPTFDWSPDSGWLVFAAQDQNFNRDIYITPADGSIEPFNLSRHPDFEGSPKWSPDGRRIAFTGRRLNNEMGLFYVDLKIEEAVRSTRDRREIDAESAMRDDPLYRLEEGNDDEADEREEKPSEEAIPKTEIPEETPLPEKPKRKRMRIDFDGLSDRIVRLNTRGIEPERLMWSGDSKTIFFQSKNSTTDKLFRIEARDGASMLEEADYRGLPVRIEKDGTLYWIVDRAPAVLKKGKLTRYPIAARLVRDRVAHQRLWYRSVWRTLRDRFYDPSMNGRDWEKMLAKYEEAAAHAPDSPTFDGVVGMMLGELNASHLTFISTVWPKHWENEGAEFLATRHLGIRFQRHGAGDPLTVASVITGSPAALCKPPVQPGDTIVKINGRAIDGSMPVHRFMNGRLDRDISLIVRDKEGKEHSHELNPISFERARELAESQVVLDNRKRVEEISQGRLGYVHIARMYWDEFEQFEREIYAAGHGKEGLVIDIRDNGGGFITDHLLTVLCQPRHAVTIPRGGGPGYPQDRKVYASWHKPLVVVCNQNSFSNAEIFAHAIKTLKRGPLVGVTTAGGVISASRDKILDAGTLRIPFRGWFAPDTGADMEMNGAVPDHIVWPEPAQLIAGEDPQLQKAVDVLIKDVDAAEKDDFKPHYRSGYAPVEGEPVK, encoded by the coding sequence ATGTTCATCACCCGGCGCTCCCCCGCACTTCTGGCCCTGCTCCTGGCAGCGGCCGTGGGACACGCCGCGCCGGATCCAAGCGAAATCACCATGGCGAGCTGGCCCTCGCTCTCGCCGGATGGGAAAACGATCGCCTTCGAATGGCGCGACGACCTGTGGTCGGCACCCGTCACCGGCGGCATGGCCGAGCGGCTGACTGCCCACCCCGCCCGCGATTCTTTTCCGGTCTATGCGCCGGACGGCAAGGCGATTTACTTCTGCTCCACCCGCGCCGGCTTCCTGCAGCTTTTCTCGATGCCCGCCGGTGGCGGTCCCGCGACCCAGCACACCTTCCATTCCGAGGGGGCAAGCCTAGAGGACATCACGCCCGATGGCACCCGTGCCCTCATCCGCGGCCTGCGCGATGAGCCGGGCTTCCGGCCGGAGCGGCTGATCGAAATCGACCTCCGCCGCGAAACGCCGGAAAGCTACCTCTTCAACGAAAAGGGCCAGTCCGCCCGCTATTCGCCGGACGGCAAGCAGGTCCTCTTCTGTCGCGAGGGCGAGCAGCTCTATCGCAAGGGCTACCACGGCCCGCGCGCTTCCTCGATCTGGCGCTACGACATCGCCTCGAAGGCATTCACCGCGATGGTGAAGGAGGAAAACGAGGCCCGCTCGCCGCTGTGGTGGCCGGATGGCAAGGGCTTCTACTACATCTCCGAGCGCGACGGCACCTTCAACCTCTGGAGCCGCGACTTCGCCACCGGCAAGGACCAGCAGCTCACCGACTTCAAGGACGACGGCATCATCCGGCCTAACATTTCCGAGGATGGCTCGGTGATTCTGTTCCGCCGCGGCTTCCACCTGTGGACCCTGAAGCCCGGCGGAAAGCCCGAGCGGCTGAAAATCCAGCAGCGCGAGGACCTGCCGGACACCACCAAGGAGCTGCGGAAAATCACCGGCACCGTGGATGCCGACTTCACCGCCAGCGGCCTCGAGTTCGTCTTCTGCGCCGAGGGCGAGCTGTGGACCTGCGACACCGTGCTGCGCGAGCCGAACCGCATCACGCATACCGACGGCCGCGAGCAGGACGCCGTCTTTTCACCCGACGGCCAGTGGATCTATTTCCTCAAGGACGACGGCATTGACTGCAACGTCTGGCGGATCCGCCGCAAGCTGGAGAAGGAATTCTGGTGGCGCGCCGGCAGCTTCGAGACCCAGCAAGTGACGCAGGGCAATGAGCCGAAGCGCCGCATGAAACTCAGCCCCGACGGCACCCGCCTCGCCTACATTTCCGGCGGCGGCGACCTGTGGGTGGCGAGTGCCGACGGGACCTCGCCCGAACTGCTCTTCAAGTGCTGGGACGCTCCGACCTTCGATTGGTCGCCGGACTCCGGCTGGCTGGTGTTTGCCGCCCAGGACCAGAACTTCAACCGCGACATCTACATCACGCCGGCGGATGGCTCGATCGAGCCCTTCAACCTGTCGCGCCATCCCGATTTCGAAGGCTCGCCAAAATGGTCGCCCGATGGCCGCCGCATCGCCTTCACCGGCCGCCGGCTGAACAATGAGATGGGGCTCTTCTACGTCGACCTCAAGATCGAGGAAGCTGTTCGCTCGACCCGCGACCGCCGCGAGATCGATGCCGAGTCCGCGATGCGCGACGACCCGCTCTATCGACTGGAAGAAGGAAATGACGACGAGGCCGACGAACGGGAAGAAAAGCCATCGGAGGAAGCGATCCCCAAGACCGAGATACCCGAGGAAACGCCACTGCCGGAGAAGCCGAAGCGCAAACGCATGCGCATCGACTTCGATGGCCTGAGCGACCGGATTGTTAGGCTCAACACCCGCGGTATCGAGCCCGAGCGCCTGATGTGGTCCGGCGACTCGAAGACGATTTTCTTCCAAAGCAAGAACAGCACCACCGACAAGCTGTTCCGCATCGAGGCCCGCGACGGGGCATCGATGTTAGAAGAAGCCGACTACCGCGGCCTGCCGGTCCGCATCGAGAAGGACGGCACGCTTTACTGGATCGTCGATCGCGCACCGGCCGTGCTGAAGAAGGGCAAACTCACACGCTACCCCATCGCCGCCCGCCTCGTCCGCGACCGCGTGGCGCACCAGCGGCTCTGGTATCGCTCGGTGTGGCGCACCCTTCGCGACCGCTTCTACGACCCTTCGATGAACGGGCGGGATTGGGAAAAGATGCTCGCCAAATACGAGGAAGCCGCCGCCCACGCGCCGGACTCGCCGACCTTCGATGGCGTGGTCGGCATGATGCTCGGCGAGCTGAATGCTTCCCACCTCACCTTCATTTCCACCGTCTGGCCAAAGCATTGGGAGAACGAGGGCGCGGAGTTTCTCGCCACCCGCCACCTCGGCATCCGCTTCCAGCGCCACGGTGCCGGAGACCCCCTCACCGTCGCATCCGTCATCACCGGCAGCCCCGCCGCGCTGTGCAAGCCGCCGGTCCAGCCGGGTGACACGATCGTGAAGATCAATGGCCGCGCCATCGATGGCTCGATGCCCGTCCACCGCTTCATGAACGGCCGCCTCGACCGCGACATCTCGCTGATCGTGCGCGACAAGGAAGGCAAGGAGCACTCGCACGAACTTAACCCAATCAGCTTCGAGCGTGCCCGCGAACTGGCGGAGTCGCAGGTGGTGTTAGACAACCGCAAGCGCGTGGAAGAGATCTCGCAAGGACGGCTCGGCTACGTCCACATCGCGCGGATGTATTGGGATGAGTTCGAGCAATTCGAGCGCGAGATCTATGCCGCCGGCCACGGCAAGGAAGGCCTCGTCATCGACATCCGCGACAACGGCGGCGGCTTCATCACCGACCACCTTCTTACAGTCCTCTGCCAGCCGCGCCACGCCGTCACCATCCCGCGCGGCGGCGGCCCGGGCTACCCGCAGGACCGCAAGGTTTATGCCTCCTGGCACAAGCCGCTGGTGGTTGTCTGCAACCAGAACTCCTTTTCCAACGCCGAGATCTTCGCCCACGCCATCAAGACCCTGAAGCGCGGCCCGCTGGTCGGAGTGACCACGGCGGGTGGCGTGATTTCCGCCTCGCGCGACAAGATCCTCGATGCCGGCACCCTGCGCATTCCCTTTCGGGGCTGGTTCGCTCCCGACACCGGCGCGGACATGGAAATGAACGGCGCCGTGCCGGATCACATCGTCTGGCCCGAGCCGGCGCAATTAATTGCCGGTGAGGACCCGCAGCTTCAGAAAGCCGTCGATGTCCTCATCAAGGACGTGGACGCCGCGGAGAAGGACGACTTCAAGCCGCACTACCGCAGCGGCTACGCGCCGGTCGAAGGCGAGCCGGTGAAGTGA